From a single Daphnia pulex isolate KAP4 chromosome 2, ASM2113471v1 genomic region:
- the LOC124188968 gene encoding uncharacterized protein LOC124188968, whose protein sequence is MAESLVPALTSIAEEEEAVSDHDAITDPARLKRFRTTSKMVHTNSGKNLLKSVRVGEDRDTVRAYRVIYVRDFDSLEQHHDRYVRCNAQNCSQDDLDGERDWIQAVIFDHQASLAVCDNYLAQTNPKPPSTVSRASSRHSSVSSRQARIHEAERKEREAQLKLQQEEDETRRREEEDAKIREAEDYKRKVESERRQREIRDEIDLQRLSGAIMRQQLNDITVDEQAATTRASSIVSGLSGVSSHPSIPNNSTIFAQTPAAPTQASTMTITAPISRTMATPRTQPSTVVISTAAQTQAMTTPLVGSVARMPTPTRLFSQPAATVPSTPKPTLFGRLLQAITPGTLTRSASVPHIPLNTTASNVIVTTSITNPMFSTPSFTRAQPVTTSQPMSTASNVVTPPTSFFQAPIPTVPPTTTSANAPIPTSVVPQAPTSTVPSFAPPTSTSVAAPVSTSSAYPFTPVTTATMHVPTTSNATHVPVSVPLSPVSSASASSWFSSWRNVGQPNLFGPRQPAQPPSAPSAQPPSAPSAQPPSAPPAQPPSAPPAQPPSAPPAQPPSAPPAQPPSAPPAQPPSAPPAQPPSAPPVQPPFAPPTQPPSFPPASSASHAWPPNPPPTTSIQMDTVPTSSIPTSATQVTSAPPYSTSHVPVSLGPSYGPGLSAYNPIVSTAPFEMGSIYGPATKAAPPTSSSYTPSTSLGHVPTFFPRASAPPFVPTSLTFASGFPGPSAPPPITDNPHGVYTPDAWIHGLSAVHAPPGRSSIKPPRMKAPSFDGDPRNWPMFIQMFKVFVHDAVSSDAERIAHLHDALTPSIRKDIGGALLNPGLYQHALNELQKRYGNPQIVSQACTESILKLRPFKDNDFNALRSFSADLHSVVATLRLGGYGMELYSHATLSQLVAKLPPALKSRWGEKSWAMQPALASIEDLDQWLDGVAMAEKSIRASSVESSHQRPVKPTEEKRRTHKPNVFNITSTTPAKTDAEDKRPRCLGCNSTHQHRLKDCRKFKDLPVEKRAKIVKDSNLCLRCLGSGHIGKECTKPERCTKPECDGTHHSLLHGAPRLFPKRTDPKPPTPATFSGSIASRSSGSRILLPIVPIILKTDGKEFPLYALLDSGSEISVIKGETANLLNLHGRVERVATRTVNGETKSVDRKIVNFSVSSTDGRFSFDISDVHVMETFELNKRSINLASLSKQWPHLVHVPVYPTTQEDVAILIGHDHPAAIEIFETRKDPFDQRAPRAYLTAFGWCIGGPSGRLDNGASNCYHSSTAERDCDVMLHQFIEADTFGTKPNVTKPIGAEEKRAWEILNSTTRHTGERYEVGLLWKADDSVVPNNFFSTQRRFTNLEGKFAKNEELAETYRAVINTYVNLKHARKLSKEEIDSGPDGRTWYCSHHPVFNPNKPGKCRVVFDLSAKYKGVCLNDVLLKGPDLLTNLIGILLRFRQHAVPIVADVEKMFHQVRVRPSDGPAFRFIWRDPGDTKPPDIYQMDVHLFGAVSSPAVCANALQQAVKDSKDAESLLPQITRHFYVDNWLASFPSAAEAISTAHRLTEALKVGGFPLTQWATSNEAVRKSLPGIQQEGASINMDLDADPIERTLGLVWDFRRDVFVLGAKADPGGRTKRDLLKSIFSIFDPLGFLAPIVFQAKVLMQDIWRHKFDWDDELSQDLIDRWIRWAETLPSLSGLVLERCIAPSREDIVATELHVFGDASELGFGAVAYIRFLFSDGSASVRFIISKARVAPLKFLTIPRLELNAAVLAARLGAQVRTELDIVFDQILYWTDSTTVLSWITSRNCRFNNYVGNRVGEIFESSTPAQWNYVPSASNPADDASRGLDPSEFTVDHRWFSGPPFLQGLHEWPKLKVLPPVEASDPEIRETSWVGLVQRESDAIDLLIERKSRPLIIFNTVAYIYRFIRNARQKDRNQRSIGQLSVEEIEVGKAFILRRMQSNAFQQEVNDLRAGHQIEEISKIVKLTPYFDHHGLMCVGGRLEKAPLPIDVRHPIILPRSERMTELILFKLHRDRGHLSASQLHHEARQQYWIPKGRIAAQRAYHQCHRCRRINAKARNPFMAALPASRLKIGYPAFTHTGVDYFGPIEVLIFRRTIKRWGVLFTCQTSRCVHLEMAYSMDTSSFIAALERFQNRRGVPASYHSDNGTNFVGAQRELAECLQNLNQHAIQRHLSRQPSKWVFNPPAAPHFGGSWERMVRAAKIALQAVLGNQRLTDEILLTALTLVENILNSRKLTPMSEDATDPECLTPNHLLLGRATPNLPPDVFTKDDLNAKQRWRISQAVADQFWHRWMKEVLPSLTEREKWYREGPNLEVGDIVVIIDPATPRGSWPTGRILQTFPGDDGVVRSATVQTKGTERHRPAHHLFPLESVRIREGALRMTKRRAGDVGVPEPAKSVRFNLDLATQREG, encoded by the coding sequence ATGGCTGAATCTTTAGTTCCGGCTCTCACTTCAATCGCCGAAGAGGAGGAAGCAGTGTCTGATCATGATGCGATCACCGATCCCGCTCGTCTCAAAAGATTCAGGACCACCTCCAAGATGGTCCATACGAATTCGGGAAAGAATCTCTTGAAATCAGTTAGAGTCGGCGAAGATCGGGACACCGTCCGAGCTTATCGTGTCATCTACGTCCGTGATTTTGACAGCCTGGAGCAGCATCACGATCGCTACGTTCGGTGTAACGCTCAAAACTGCTCGCAGGATGATCTCGATGGAGAAAGAGATTGGATCCAAGCCGTCATCTTCGACCACCAGGCAAGTCTGGCTGTTTGTGACAACTATTTGGCTCAAACTAATCCCAAACCACCCTCCACGGTTTCAAGAGCCTCATCACGGCATTCCAGCGTCTCCTCACGTCAAGCTAGAATTCACGAAGCTGAACGAAAGGAGAGGGAAGCCCAGTTGAAGCTCCAACAAGAGGAAGACGAGACCAGacgcagagaagaagaagatgcgaaAATCAGGGAAGCGGAAGATTACAAACGCAAGGTGGAGAGTGAAAGAAGACAACGAGAGATACGCGACGAGATAGATCTACAGCGTTTGAGCGGCGCAATCATGCGGCAACAACTGAACGATATTACCGTCGACGAGcaagcagcaacaacacgCGCTTCATCTATCGTGAGCGGTTTATCGGGAGTTTCATCACATCCTTCCATCCCGAATAATTCGACCATCTTCGCTCAAACTCCAGCCGCGCCTACACAAGCGTCGACCATGACAATCACGGCTCCGATATCCAGAACCATGGCCACTCCGCGGACGCAGCCAAGCACCGTCGTGATTTCAACGGCTGCTCAAACTCAAGCGATGACCACACCCTTAGTCGGATCCGTGGCTAGGATGCCAACACCAACGAGACTCTTCAGCCAACCGGCAGCGACGGTGCCGTCAACACCAAAACCGACCCTTTTCGGCAGATTACTTCAAGCTATCACGCCCGGCACGCTTACACGTTCCGCATCCGTGCCGCATATTCCCTTGAATACAACCGCGTCGAATGTCATCGTTACAACCAGTATAACGAATCCGATGTTCTCCACACCGTCGTTTACTAGAGCACAGCCGGTCACGACGAGTCAGCCCATGTCAACGGCTTCAAACGTCGTTACTCCGCCAACGTCGTTCTTCCAGGCTCCTATACCGACCGTTCCGCCAACTACGACATCGGCAAACGCTCCGATTCCTACGTCGGTAGTTCCTCAAGCGCCTACATCGACTGTACCATCGTTCGCCCCACCAACTTCCACATCAGTTGCCGCTCCGGTCTCTACATCATCGGCTTATCCGTTCACGCCGGTGACTACAGCCACCATGCACGTCCCGACGACCAGTAATGCGACGCACGTCCCAGTGTCGGTCCCGTTGTCACCCGTGTCTTCAGCAAGCGCTTCGTCGTGGTTTTCATCGTGGAGGAACGTTGGTCAACCGAATTTATTCGGGCCAAGGCAACCGGCCCAGCCACCGTCTGCTCCGTCGGCCCAGCCACCGTCTGCTCCGTCGGCCCAGCCACCGTCTGCTCCGCCGGCCCAGCCACCCTCTGCTCCGCCGGCCCAGCCACCATCTGCTCCGCCGGCCCAGCCACCGTCTGCTCCGCCGGCCCAGCCACCGTCCGCTCCGCCGGCCCAGCCACCTTCCGCTCCGCCGGCCCAGCCACCGTCTGCTCCGCCGGTCCAGCCACCGTTTGCTCCGCCAACTCAACCACCGTCTTTCCCGCCAGCGTCTAGTGCCAGCCACGCTTGGCCCCCGAATCCGCCGCCGACCACCTCAATTCAGATGGACACGGTCCCCACGAGTTCGATTCCGACAAGTGCAACGCAAGTCACCTCCGCACCACCTTACAGCACTAGTCATGTGCCGGTCAGCTTAGGTCCGTCATACGGTCCGGGTTTGTCCGCCTACAATCCGATTGTGTCTACAGCTCCATTTGAAATGGGTTCGATTTACGGGCCGGCCACCAAGGCTGCACCCCCGACCTCATCGTCATATACGCCATCAACCAGTCTTGGACACGTCCCGACGTTCTTTCCAAGAGCCTCGGCACCGCCATTCGTGCCAACCAGCCTGACATTTGCGTCCGGTTTCCCTGGACCTTCCGCTCCTCCACCGATAACCGACAACCCGCACGGAGTCTATACGCCAGACGCCTGGATCCATGGCCTCAGTGCTGTTCACGCTCCGCCAGGCCGTTCGAGTATCAAACCACCGCGGATGAAGGCGCCGAGCTTTGATGGAGACCCTCGAAATTGGCCAATGTTTATTCAGATGTTTAAGGTCTTCGTCCACGATGCCGTTAGTTCCGACGCGGAACGAATCGCTCATCTTCACGACGCCCTTACTCCATCGATTAGAAAGGACATTGGTGGAGCGTtgttgaaccccggtctctaCCAACACGCTCTCAACGAGCTCCAGAAACGATATGGCAATCCGCAAATCGTCTCTCAGGCTTGCACCGAATCAATCCTGAAACTCCGGCCCTTCAAAGACAACGATTTTAATGCCCTCCGCTCCTTCTCCGCGGATCTTCACTCCGTCGTGGCGACGTTACGGCTTGGAGGGTATGGAATGGAGCTTTACAGTCACGCTACTCTCTCGCAGCTGGTCGCCAAGCTCCCACCGGCTCTGAAAAGCCGATGGGGTGAGAAGAGTTGGGCGATGCAACCTGCGCTCGCGTCTATCGAAGACTTGGACCAATGGCTCGACGGAGTTGCTATGGCCGAAAAATCCATCCGGGCCAGTTCAGTGGAATCGTCTCATCAGCGGCCCGTAAAACCGACTGAGGAGAAGCGACGTACGCACAAACCGAATGTTTTTAACATTACGTCCACGACTCCCGCAAAAACTGACGCCGAGGATAAACGCCCGAGATGCTTAGGGTGCAACAGCACGCACCAGCATCGGCTAAAGGACTGCAGAAAATTCAAGGATTTGCCAGTCGAAAAACGAGCCAAGATAGTGAAAGATTCGAATCTTTGTCTTCGCTGTTTAGGCAGTGGTCATATCGGTAAAGAGTGTACAAAGCCTGAGCGCTGTACCAAACCGGAATGCGATGGGACTCATCATTCGCTACTGCATGGAGCTCCAcgactttttccaaaaaggacGGATCCCAAGCCACCAACTCCAGCGACATTCTCGGGTTCAATTGCATCGAGATCGTCCGGAAGCCGAATTTTACTGCCGATCGTCCCGATCATCCTAAAGACAGATGGGAAGGAGTTCCCGCTCTACGCTCTTCTTGACTCCGGAAGTGAAATTTCCGTGATAAAGGGGGAGACGGCGAACCTCCTAAATCTACATGGCAGAGTGGAGAGGGTAGCGACGAGAACGGTCAACGGCGAGACGAAATCTGTCGATCGAAAGATCGTCAATTTCAGTGTTTCTTCGACGGAcggtcgtttttctttcgacaTCTCAGATGTTCACGTCATGGAAACCTTCGAACTGAACAAGCGATCAATCAACCTTGCTAGCCTGAGCAAACAGTGGCCTCATCTCGTTCATGTTCCAGTTTATCCGACCACGCAAGAAGATGTCGCCATCTTAATCGGCCACGATCATCCAGCAGCCATCGAAATCTTCGAGACCCGAAAGGACCCCTTCGACCAACGAGCTCCTCGCGCTTATCTAACAGCTTTCGGTTGGTGCATAGGCGGTCCAAGCGGTCGACTCGATAACGGAGCAAGTAACTGCTATCACTCCAGCACGGCCGAAAGGGATTGTGACGTCATGCTGCATCAATTCATCGAAGCCGATACATTCGGGACGAAGCCAAACGTCACAAAACCAATTGGTGCGGAAGAGAAGCGAGCGTGGGAGATCCTGAACAGCACTACCAGACACACCGGTGAAAGGTACGAGGTGGGTCTGCTCTGGAAAGCGGATGATTCCGTTGTCCCAAACAACTTCTTTTCCACCCAACGGCGATTTACCAACCTCGAAGGTAAATTCGCCAAAAACGAGGAACTTGCCGAGACTTACCGGGCCGTCATCAACACCTACGTCAACCTGAAGCACGCCCGAAAATTATCGAAGGAAGAAATTGACTCTGGTCCAGATGGGCGAACCTGGTATTGCTCGCATCATCCCGTCTTCAATCCGAACAAGCCGGGAAAATGCAGAGTCGTTTTCGACCTGTCCGCCAAGTACAAAGGAGTGTGCCTCAACGACGTTCTTTTGAAAGGTCCTGATCTTCTAACCAATCTCATCGGCATCCTTCTCCGATTCCGACAGCATGCAGTTCCGATCGTCGCCGACGTGGAAAAGATGTTCCATCAAGTGCGAGTGAGACCTTCCGACGGGCCGGCTTTCCGCTTCATCTGGCGTGACCCAGGTGATACTAAGCCTCCGGATATCTACCAGATGGACGTACATCTCTTCGGTGCTGTCTCTTCACCGGCCGTCTGTGCCAACGCACTACAACAGGCCGTCAAAGACAGCAAAGATGCGGAATCGCTGCTACCCCAAATCACTCGACATTTCTACGTGGATAATTGGCTAGCGTCCTTTCCTTCAGCCGCCGAAGCTATCTCGACTGCCCACCGTTTGACTGAAGCCCTGAAGGTTGGAGGTTTCCCATTGACGCAGTGGGCCACTTCCAACGAAGCCGTAAGGAAGTCACTTCCAGGGATTCAGCAGGAAGGAGCATCCATCAATATGGACTTGGACGCCGATCCGATCGAACGAACTCTCGGTTTAGTCTGGGATTTCCGTCGCGACGTCTTCGTCCTAGGTGCAAAGGCGGATCCTGGTGGAAGAACAAAACGAGATCTTCTTAAGTCAATTTTTAGCATCTTCGACCCCCTCGGCTTCCTAGCGCCGATAGTTTTCCAAGCGAAGGTCCTCATGCAGGATATATGGCGCCACAAATTCGATTGGGACGACGAGCTGAGCCAAGATCTTATTGACCGCTGGATCCGCTGGGCAGAAACTTTGCCCTCACTCTCCGGACTCGTTTTAGAACGGTGCATCGCTCCCAGCCGAGAAGACATCGTAGCGACCGAACTACACGTTTTTGGAGACGCCTCAGAACTGGGCTTCGGCGCTGTCGCATACATCCGATTTTTGTTCAGCGATGGATCAGCCAGTGTCCGGTTCATCATCTCGAAAGCTAGAGTCGCTCCGCTTAAATTCCTGACAATCCCACGTCTAGAACTTAATGCTGCCGTTCTTGCCGCGCGTCTCGGCGCACAAGTGCGTACAGAGCTGGACATCGTCTTCGACCAAATTCTTTATTGGACCGATTCTACAACCGTCCTTAGCTGGATCACATCCCGTAATTGCCGTTTCAACAATTACGTCGGAAATCGCGTTGGCGAAATATTCGAAAGTTCAACGCCCGCTCAATGGAATTACGTCCCAAGCGCCAGCAATCCTGCCGATGACGCCAGCCGTGGTTTGGATCCTTCTGAGTTTACCGTTGACCATCGTTGGTTCTCCGGTCCGCCGTTTCTTCAAGGCCTCCACGAATGGCCGAAACTCAAGGTTCTTCCGCCGGTGGAAGCAAGCGACCCAGAGATCCGCGAAACGTCCTGGGTCGGGCTTGTACAAAGAGAAAGCGACGCAATCGATCTTCTCATCGAACGGAAATCCCGGCCTTTGATCATCTTCAACACCGTCGCCTATATTTATCGCTTCATCCGGAACGCCCGTCAAAAGGACCGCAACCAGCGTTCAATAGGCCAACTCTCGgtcgaagaaattgaagttgGAAAGGCGTTCATTCTCCGCCGGATGCAATCTAACGCGTTTCAACAGGAGGTGAACGACTTACGGGCCGGCCACCAAATCGAAGAGATTTCCAAGATCGTCAAGTTGACTCCTTACTTCGACCACCACGGCCTCATGTGTGTTGGCGGGCGACTTGAAAAGGCGCCTCTCCCGATCGACGTCCGCCACCCAATCATTCTGCCTCGTTCCGAGCGGATGACTGAGCTAATTCTCTTCAAACTCCACCGTGATCGCGGCCATCTATCGGCTAGCCAGCTTCATCACGAGGCGCGTCAGCAATACTGGATTCCGAAGGGCCGAATCGCGGCCCAACGAGCTTACCACCAGTGTCACCGTTGCAGAAGGATAAACGCGAAAGCAAGGAATCCATTCATGGCTGCTCTACCCGCTTCCCGGTTAAAAATTGGCTATCCCGCGTTCACCCACACCGGTGTAGATTACTTCGGCCCCATCGAGGTGTTAATTTTCCGTCGTACCATCAAACGTTGGGGTGTTCTCTTTACATGCCAGACTTCAAGATGCGTCCACCTCGAAATGGCTTATTCAATGGATACAAGTTCCTTCATCGCTGCACTCGAACGCTTCCAGAATCGTCGCGGCGTCCCAGCGTCTTATCACAGCGACAACGGGACTAACTTCGTCGGAGCGCAACGAGAGCTGGCCGAATGCCTCCAGAACTTGAACCAACATGCCATCCAGCGGCACCTGAGTCGTCAGCCGTCAAAATGGGTTTTCAATCCTCCAGCTGCTCCACATTTCGGGGGTAGTTGGGAACGGATGGTTCGTGCCGCCAAGATCGCGTTGCAAGCAGTACTAGGAAATCAACGCCTCACCGACGAGATCCTGTTAACCGCCCTCACGCTCGTCGAGAACATCCTCAATAGTCGCAAGTTGACCCCAATGAGCGAGGACGCGACCGATCCCGAATGTTTGACCCCAAACCATCTACTGCTGGGCCGTGCAACTCCAAATCTTCCGCCTGACGTCTTCACCAAGGATGATTTGAACGCCAAGCAGAGATGGCGAATCTCGCAGGCTGTTGCGGATCAATTCTGGCATCGTTGGATGAAGGAGGTTCTACCGAGCCTCACCGAGCGCGAGAAATGGTACCGAGAAGGCCCAAATCTCGAAGTAGGAGacatcgtcgtcatcatcgatCCAGCTACGCCTCGTGGATCGTGGCCGACTGGAAGGATCCTGCAAACATTCCCTGGCGATGACGGAGTGGTCCGCTCCGCGACCGTCCAGACGAAGGGGACTGAACGCCATCGACCAGCTCACCACTTGTTTCCCCTGGAATCCGTCCGGATCCGAGAGGGTGCTCTTCGTATGACGAAGCGCAGGGCCGGCGATGTTGGCGTTCCTGAGCCCGCCAAGAGCGTGCGTTTTAATTTggacctggcaacgcagcgcGAGGGGTAA